A single region of the Streptomyces sp. NBC_00425 genome encodes:
- a CDS encoding ABC transporter permease, protein MSATTATLDEPARTLAEPPREARRTRAVLDLARFEARELLYQIPVLVFFVLYAGLVVLRLMSKDGMDAYPVLNTVDRRGQGSPLLFAVAVLICVNAAALRSRKHDTVQQLGVLAMEPWRRVLAHLLSVLPYVALTAVVVAVEFGWEAHKPGAIGHGSFGELAVGPLTVLFAGVVGVLLARLLPSTFVPLLFVIAFFVVALLASSLNPEGTSTGWLSPVDFSADTSGDPVPSDLLGRPAGWHALYVTALCVVLACAALLQAGGRTRAVKAATALALAAVVTGAIGQSSQDTAGLAAARTTASDSPQKVQSCTTHDGSRYCAFPEWNGVRSEWAGVVERVRSLAGGEAAKASLTVRQHIDARDGVEADATLTPSAVPGQVTVGTRWGGNRVPEFAVGVATVLVAGTEAATEQEMCRDARPVTIMWLVLGADPTPSDTFRRVRLSDSTEGSGSVLAPTNGLSMTAAQTTVVRELLARPRAEVTARVKAHWAELTSTATSPAEAAKLLGVEAPQETEAQSCEE, encoded by the coding sequence ATGAGCGCCACGACCGCGACGCTCGACGAGCCCGCCCGCACGCTCGCGGAACCGCCGCGCGAGGCCCGCCGCACCCGAGCGGTCCTCGACCTCGCCCGCTTCGAGGCCCGCGAACTGCTGTATCAGATCCCGGTGCTGGTCTTCTTCGTCCTGTACGCCGGCCTCGTCGTCCTGCGGCTGATGAGCAAGGACGGCATGGACGCCTACCCGGTCCTCAACACGGTCGACCGGCGCGGCCAGGGATCCCCGCTGCTGTTCGCCGTCGCCGTGCTCATCTGCGTCAACGCGGCCGCGCTGCGCTCGCGCAAGCACGACACGGTGCAGCAGCTGGGCGTCCTGGCCATGGAGCCGTGGCGGCGCGTCCTCGCGCATCTGCTGTCCGTGCTGCCGTACGTGGCACTCACCGCGGTCGTCGTCGCGGTCGAGTTCGGATGGGAGGCGCACAAGCCCGGCGCCATCGGGCACGGTTCGTTCGGAGAACTCGCCGTCGGCCCGCTGACCGTGCTCTTCGCCGGCGTCGTCGGGGTGCTGCTGGCCCGGCTGCTGCCGTCCACGTTCGTCCCGCTGCTGTTCGTCATCGCCTTCTTCGTCGTCGCGCTCTTGGCCTCGTCGCTCAACCCGGAGGGCACGTCGACGGGCTGGCTCTCGCCGGTGGACTTCTCGGCCGACACGAGCGGCGATCCGGTGCCCTCCGATCTGCTGGGCCGCCCCGCCGGCTGGCACGCGCTGTACGTGACGGCGCTGTGCGTCGTGCTGGCCTGCGCGGCGCTGCTGCAGGCCGGCGGCCGCACCCGAGCCGTCAAGGCGGCGACGGCCCTCGCGCTGGCGGCTGTCGTGACCGGCGCGATCGGCCAGTCCTCGCAGGACACGGCGGGCCTGGCCGCGGCTCGCACGACGGCCTCCGACTCCCCGCAGAAGGTCCAGTCGTGTACGACCCACGACGGTTCGCGGTACTGCGCCTTCCCCGAGTGGAACGGGGTGCGGTCCGAGTGGGCCGGGGTCGTCGAGCGGGTCCGCTCGCTCGCGGGCGGCGAAGCGGCGAAAGCCTCGCTGACGGTCCGCCAGCACATCGACGCCCGGGACGGAGTGGAGGCCGACGCCACCCTCACGCCCTCCGCCGTTCCCGGCCAGGTCACGGTCGGCACCCGCTGGGGCGGCAACCGCGTCCCGGAGTTCGCCGTCGGCGTCGCGACCGTCCTGGTGGCCGGCACCGAGGCGGCGACCGAGCAGGAGATGTGCCGCGACGCCCGACCGGTCACGATCATGTGGCTGGTCCTGGGCGCCGACCCGACGCCGTCGGACACCTTCCGGCGCGTGCGTCTGAGCGACAGCACGGAGGGCTCGGGCTCGGTCCTCGCGCCGACGAACGGACTGAGCATGACGGCGGCGCAGACGACGGTGGTCCGCGAACTCCTGGCCCGTCCGCGCGCCGAGGTGACCGCCCGGGTCAAGGCCCACTGGGCGGAACTGACGTCCACGGCGACGTCCCCGGCCGAGGCGGCGAAGCTGCTGGGCGTCGAGGCGCCGCAGGAGACGGAGGCGCAGTCGTGCGAGGAGTGA
- a CDS encoding ABC transporter, whose amino-acid sequence MRGVTLRALAVPVWRSLPWRALIAAGGLGLLMASTVRLPDRAPDPELGRLVLRLTALTGALGLAFLLDDPARRTTAATPVGRAFRAALRLALAAPVAALWWTAAVLLVPAPSRPALTPATVEAAATACAALALATLAVRFTEAAEVGKGAAVRLGVAAGVTLLVPDRWGLLGTPADPGWQATQLRWAAVLALTLTVCVTATREPVRRRPRIPVRRPAPTGD is encoded by the coding sequence GTGCGAGGAGTGACGCTGCGCGCCCTGGCGGTCCCGGTGTGGCGCAGCCTCCCCTGGCGGGCGCTGATCGCGGCCGGCGGGCTGGGCCTGCTCATGGCGAGCACCGTTCGCCTCCCCGACCGGGCGCCCGATCCCGAACTTGGCCGGCTGGTGCTGCGCCTCACGGCGCTCACCGGTGCCCTCGGCCTTGCCTTCCTGCTGGACGACCCGGCCCGCCGCACGACCGCGGCGACGCCGGTGGGCCGGGCCTTCCGGGCCGCCCTGCGCCTGGCTCTCGCCGCGCCCGTCGCGGCTCTGTGGTGGACGGCGGCCGTGCTTCTCGTGCCGGCCCCGAGCCGCCCGGCCCTGACCCCGGCCACCGTCGAAGCCGCGGCCACGGCCTGCGCGGCCCTCGCCCTGGCCACCCTCGCCGTCCGCTTCACGGAGGCGGCCGAAGTGGGCAAGGGCGCGGCCGTCCGGCTGGGAGTGGCGGCGGGGGTGACGCTCCTGGTCCCCGACCGCTGGGGTCTGCTGGGCACACCGGCCGACCCCGGGTGGCAGGCGACCCAGCTCCGATGGGCGGCCGTGCTGGCGCTCACGCTGACGGTGTGCGTGACAGCGACCCGGGAACCGGTCCGACGCCGGCCGCGAATACCCGTCAGACGGCCCGCACCGACCGGCGACTGA
- the mshD gene encoding mycothiol synthase yields MTSDDTARLPGSRSIETHSALSPGQTEAVLALLAEAARSDGQQAVSEQGRLQLRGGSREGVSHLVLTVGDELVGYAQLEDTDPVEAPAAELVVHPSHRGHGHGRALGSALLAASGKRLRVWAHGGHSAARHLAQVLGLTLFRELRQMRRSLTDLELPDPVLPAGVTVRAFVPGRDDSAWLAVNAASFAHHPEQGSLTQRDLDDRRSEPWFDPAGFFLAFRGDTLVGFHWTKVHAQEQLGEVYVLGVAPGAQGGGLGKALTTIGLRHLAAQGLPTAMLYVDADNKAAVSVYERLGFLTHETDLMYRTET; encoded by the coding sequence ATGACCAGCGACGACACCGCACGGCTCCCCGGCTCCCGATCCATCGAGACCCACTCCGCGCTCTCCCCCGGACAGACCGAGGCAGTCCTCGCCCTGCTCGCCGAGGCCGCCCGGTCGGACGGCCAGCAGGCGGTGTCCGAACAGGGACGACTGCAACTGCGCGGCGGGTCCCGCGAGGGCGTCTCCCACCTCGTCCTGACCGTCGGGGACGAACTCGTCGGCTACGCCCAGCTCGAGGACACCGACCCCGTCGAGGCCCCCGCCGCCGAACTGGTCGTGCACCCCTCGCACCGCGGCCACGGCCACGGGCGCGCGCTCGGCTCCGCCCTGCTCGCCGCCTCCGGCAAGCGGCTTCGGGTGTGGGCCCACGGCGGCCACTCCGCGGCCCGCCACCTCGCCCAGGTCCTCGGCCTCACGCTGTTCCGCGAACTGCGGCAGATGCGGAGGTCGTTGACCGACCTGGAGCTGCCCGACCCGGTGCTGCCCGCGGGCGTGACGGTCCGTGCCTTCGTGCCCGGACGGGACGACTCCGCCTGGCTCGCCGTCAACGCCGCCTCCTTCGCCCACCATCCCGAGCAGGGCTCCCTCACCCAGCGCGACCTCGACGACCGTCGGTCCGAGCCCTGGTTCGACCCGGCCGGCTTCTTCCTCGCCTTCCGCGGCGACACGCTCGTCGGGTTCCACTGGACGAAGGTCCACGCACAGGAGCAGCTCGGCGAGGTGTACGTCCTCGGCGTCGCACCCGGCGCGCAGGGCGGCGGGCTCGGCAAGGCCCTCACCACGATCGGCCTGCGGCACCTCGCGGCACAGGGTCTGCCGACCGCGATGCTGTACGTCGACGCCGACAACAAGGCGGCGGTGTCGGTCTACGAGCGTCTGGGCTTCCTGACCCATGAGACGGACCTGATGTACCGCACCGAGACGTGA
- a CDS encoding bifunctional metallophosphatase/5'-nucleotidase gives MPATSQPQPSDRRGRRRTYRLVAASAVLATAGALAAALPADAHEGTHSKPRPSRYQDVQLLSFNDLHGNLEPPSGSSGRVTELQADGTTKTIDAGGVEYLATHLREARKGNAYSVTAAGGDMVGASPLISGLFHDEPTIEALNKLDLDVTSVGNHEFDEGARELGRLQNGGCHPTDGCYNGKKFRGADFPYLAANVLNEKSGKPILKPYWVWKKKDVKIGFIGVTLEDTPGVVSAEGVKGLKFKDEVETINKYAKVLQKQGVKSIVALIHEGGLPASGAYNYNCDSPGAGAGISGPIVDIAKNVTPAVDALVTGHTHAAYACTIPDPSGKPRTVTSAASFGRLYTDTTLTYDRYTGDIARTAVKSANHVVTRTVAKAPDMTELISRWNTLAAPIGNRAIGYISADVPNTGTESPMGDLIADAQLWYGKKLDADTDLALMNPGGVRAGLTYAAKGAEGDGVVTYAEGFTVQPFSNTVNLQSFTGAQLIQVLKEQVSGTNASAPKILQPSSDLTYTLDLTKAGADRVVADSVKVDGVAVDPAATYRVATNSFLAGGGDGFPTLGQGTNDLVGADDLSALEQYLLANSSAAGPIAPPATNRITIVQ, from the coding sequence ATGCCAGCCACTTCCCAGCCGCAGCCGAGCGACAGACGCGGCCGCCGCCGCACGTACCGTCTCGTCGCGGCCTCCGCCGTTCTCGCCACCGCAGGGGCCCTCGCCGCCGCGCTTCCGGCGGACGCTCACGAGGGCACGCACTCCAAGCCGCGGCCCAGCCGCTACCAGGACGTGCAGCTGCTGTCCTTCAACGACCTGCACGGCAACCTCGAGCCCCCGTCCGGTTCCTCCGGCCGTGTCACCGAGCTGCAGGCGGACGGCACGACGAAGACGATCGACGCCGGCGGCGTGGAGTACCTGGCCACGCATCTGCGCGAGGCCCGCAAGGGCAACGCGTACTCGGTCACCGCGGCCGGCGGCGACATGGTCGGCGCCTCGCCGCTGATCTCGGGCCTCTTCCACGACGAGCCCACCATCGAGGCGCTGAACAAGCTCGACCTGGACGTCACGTCCGTGGGCAACCACGAGTTCGACGAGGGCGCCCGGGAACTGGGCCGGCTGCAGAACGGCGGTTGTCACCCGACGGACGGCTGCTACAACGGCAAGAAGTTCCGGGGCGCCGACTTCCCGTACCTCGCGGCGAACGTCCTGAACGAGAAGTCCGGCAAGCCGATCCTGAAGCCGTACTGGGTGTGGAAGAAGAAGGACGTCAAGATCGGCTTCATCGGCGTGACGCTGGAGGACACTCCGGGCGTGGTGTCCGCCGAGGGCGTCAAGGGCCTCAAGTTCAAGGACGAGGTCGAGACGATCAACAAGTACGCCAAGGTGCTGCAGAAGCAGGGCGTGAAGTCGATCGTGGCGCTGATCCACGAGGGCGGTCTGCCGGCCTCGGGCGCCTACAACTACAACTGTGACTCGCCGGGCGCGGGCGCCGGCATCTCCGGTCCGATCGTCGACATCGCGAAGAACGTCACACCGGCGGTGGACGCCCTGGTGACGGGCCACACGCACGCGGCCTACGCCTGCACGATCCCGGACCCGTCGGGCAAGCCGCGCACGGTCACCTCGGCCGCGTCGTTCGGCCGTCTGTACACGGACACCACGCTGACGTACGACCGCTACACCGGCGACATCGCCCGCACGGCGGTCAAGTCGGCGAACCACGTGGTCACCCGGACCGTCGCCAAGGCGCCCGACATGACCGAGCTGATCAGCAGGTGGAACACGCTGGCGGCGCCGATCGGCAACCGCGCGATCGGCTACATCTCGGCGGACGTCCCGAACACGGGCACCGAGTCCCCGATGGGCGACCTGATCGCGGACGCCCAGCTCTGGTACGGCAAGAAGCTCGACGCGGACACCGACCTCGCGCTGATGAACCCGGGCGGCGTGCGGGCCGGCCTCACCTACGCGGCCAAGGGCGCGGAGGGCGACGGCGTGGTCACCTACGCCGAGGGCTTCACCGTGCAGCCGTTCTCCAACACCGTGAACCTGCAGAGCTTCACCGGCGCCCAGCTGATCCAGGTCCTCAAGGAGCAGGTGAGCGGCACGAACGCGAGCGCGCCGAAGATCCTGCAGCCGTCCTCCGACCTGACGTACACGCTGGACCTGACGAAGGCCGGCGCGGACCGTGTCGTCGCGGACTCCGTGAAGGTCGACGGGGTGGCGGTCGACCCGGCCGCGACCTACCGCGTCGCGACGAACAGCTTCCTCGCGGGCGGCGGCGACGGCTTCCCGACGCTGGGCCAGGGCACGAACGACCTCGTCGGCGCCGACGACCTGTCGGCCCTCGAGCAGTACCTGCTCGCCAACTCCTCGGCGGCGGGCCCGATCGCGCCGCCGGCGACGAACCGGATCACGATCGTGCAGTAG